The Cyclobacterium amurskyense genome contains the following window.
CTTGTCCTGCTACAGCCGAATCCCCATGGATAAGAATTGGAATTACCTTGTCCTCATCTCCTTTATAATGGTCGTCTATTTTAGCCCTCACAAATCCTTCTACAACTGGGTTGACAGCCTCTAAGTGAGAAGGATTAGGAGCCAATTTTAAAATCATTAATTTACCATTGGTGGTAGGTACTTCCGAAGAGAAGCCCATGTGGTATTTTACATCACCATCTCCCATGGTTAAGTCTGGCGTAGCAGTACCTTCAAATTCAGAGAAAATCTGTTCGTAGGTCTTGCCCATTACATTGGCCAGAACATTCAGACGTCCCCTGTGGGCCATTCCTATCATCATTTCCTCCACTCCTAAATCTGATGCTTTATTTATCAATGCATCAAGGAATGGAATGGTGCTCTCGCCACCTTCTAATGAAAACCTTTTTTGACCTATATATTTGGTATGCAGGAAGTTTTCAAAAACTACTGCTTCATTTAATTTGAATAGGATTCTCTTTTTCTCCTCTAAAGGAGGGTTGAATTCCAGAGATTCTTTTTCTACGATTATCCTAAACCAATCCAGCATTTCAGGATCCCTTATGTACATGTACTCAAAGCCCATTGAGCCTTCATATATGATTTTGAGGGAATCAATTATTTTGGAAAGTTTGGCATCGCCTATTCCAATCTCATTTCCTGCTTGAAAGACGGTATCTAAGTCTGATTTTTCCAAACCAAAATCACTCAAGTCCAACAAAGCACGTCGATCTCTTCTTTCTCTTACAGGATTGGTTTTAGACCTAAGGTGACCCCTGGATCTGTAAGCATGGATCATTGCCCTTACCTTTATTTCCTTTGGTAATTGCTCCATGTTCATAATAGTGCCCTTTGTGGCCAAGTTGCCATTTAAAGGAGCTTGATTACCTGAAGCAGTCTCTCGGGTTTCTTCTTCACCAAATTTGTTTATGGCGAAATCGAATCCATCAAAAAAAGCTTTCCAACTGCTGTCTATTGCTTCGGGGTCTTTTTTATAATCCTCATATAGCTCATCTATGTAAGCAACATGGGCATTGGAAATATAAGAGTATTTATCCATGGGGTTATTTAATATATTGCGCTCCAAAATTAGGTTAATATGTTATTTAATAAAAACCGCTTATGCGGATTAGCGAATATCTCTGATTATCAGGAGTGTTTAATTTATGATACCATATAAAAGTTTACCTATTATTATTTGGTAAAATTTAATTCTTATCCAGTGGGTTTTATAAAAGTTGCTTCTGATTGTTTTGGCTAGTTTTCCGGAATTAATAAGAATTCTTGTAATGTTTTTTTTATCGGGAATGATTTTATCACGTTTTATGTCTCTGAAAATCTAGTATTTGCTTTAATTAACCGGTATAGGTGAAATCAAGAGGGTTTTCATATATAAATTGAAAATTGGTGTTCTTCCATTTTTCCACCGAAATCTTCTTCCATGCCTGAGTTTCCTTCTTTGAATAAGATGCAGGAGCAGGGAAGCCCAAGTCAGCTGCATTCTTTTCAAAGATTTCCCGCTTGTTTGGATGTTCAGGACAAACAATATTGTACGTTTCATTCCATAACTTGTTTTTAACCAACCAGAGAATTGCCCTTGCAGCATCTTTTCGGTGAATGTAGTTCACCGGATGTTGTCCTGCAACATTTTCTTTTCCTGAAAAATATTTCCCTGGGATTCTGTCATCCCCTAATAAACCTCCAAAACGAACAATTGTTAAATCATAGGTTTTGTCTTCTCTTAATATTTTTTCAGCATTGAATAGTGCTAGGTTTCCAGTATTGCCCGCATCAAGAGGGTCAGACTCTTTTGCAATTTGATTCTGGCTGGGATAAATTGAGGTTGCGCTAATGTAAATGATTTGTTTGATGCCATGCTTTATGGCCATGGACTTGATAATTTCGATCTGACGTGGATGGTAATCAGAAGGCTTTCTTCTGGTAGAAGGAGGGATGTTGATAAATAAGATGTCTGTATCGAAAATTTTCTCTGGGGGCGGACCGACTAATTCTGGTGATAAAATCAGTTGTTCACAGGCAATGCCTTGATCAGCCAATGAATGCAATTTATCAAGGCTTCTTGTAGTTCCTTTTACGATTTCTCCTGATTCCTGAAAGGCCTTGGCCAAAGGGAGACCTAGCCATCCAAGCCCAATTATACTAATAGTCATTAGCTCCGTTTGTCGTTTTGGTGAAATGTCTTCTTAAAAGTATTTTAACCCGGATTCAGCAATAAGGTTCGTGAAACCTGTCTCATTTTGAAGGAAATTGATTTAATTAATAGAAAATTGCTGTATTTGGTGATTGGGGAAGGCGATGCTAAAATAGCATAGGGCTAGCTAATTTTGAATTGTTCCTTATAAAAGATTGTAGATCCAATTGCCTATAACCTAAAACTCCATTCACCTAAAGTATTTCAACTAAATAAAGGAAGTGGAAACACTAGATAGTTGAATGGAGTTCAACGAAATTAATAGCTACTTATGATTAAATGGACTTTTCAAAAAGAATACAAACTGGCTGATATTAGCCTTTAACGTATTCTTCCGATCATTTTATTTTTTTGGGGCCGTTCCGAATACGTAATCCCAAATAGGTGTACTTACACCAAAGGCTACATCTGGATCTTTGTAATGGTGAATGGCATGATTCACCCATAGAACTTTCAAGAAGTTTTTAGGTGGCTGAAAAGCATGCACTATATAGTGAACACCTAAATAAGAAGCGTATCCTACTAAAAACCCTGGAAGAAAATACAGTGAAAAATCTCCCATCAGGAAGCTGAATAGGAAATAAAGAATTACTGCATAGAGTCCGGAAATAAAAGGCGGCATGGCTAATCTATCCTTGTCTTTAGGGTAGTCATGATGAAC
Protein-coding sequences here:
- a CDS encoding NAD(P)H-binding protein → MTISIIGLGWLGLPLAKAFQESGEIVKGTTRSLDKLHSLADQGIACEQLILSPELVGPPPEKIFDTDILFINIPPSTRRKPSDYHPRQIEIIKSMAIKHGIKQIIYISATSIYPSQNQIAKESDPLDAGNTGNLALFNAEKILREDKTYDLTIVRFGGLLGDDRIPGKYFSGKENVAGQHPVNYIHRKDAARAILWLVKNKLWNETYNIVCPEHPNKREIFEKNAADLGFPAPASYSKKETQAWKKISVEKWKNTNFQFIYENPLDFTYTG
- a CDS encoding sterol desaturase family protein; translated protein: MKKIGRLDRPDNSGTAQMFTNPVLERLSRTHISIPIALFLGVGLYAFYIGISTTSISFTLALALFLGGYFTFTLVEYLLHRYLYHMVPDTKFKDKLQYNVHGVHHDYPKDKDRLAMPPFISGLYAVILYFLFSFLMGDFSLYFLPGFLVGYASYLGVHYIVHAFQPPKNFLKVLWVNHAIHHYKDPDVAFGVSTPIWDYVFGTAPKK